A stretch of the Lolium perenne isolate Kyuss_39 chromosome 3, Kyuss_2.0, whole genome shotgun sequence genome encodes the following:
- the LOC127339684 gene encoding uncharacterized protein, whose protein sequence is MNGHEYNYGYYLADGIYPSLPVFMKGVTLPQSEKHRLFTAAQSAWRKDVECAFGVLKARFNILAVPGRSYSRRTLGLIMRACVILHNMIIDDERDINLENIYETVDSNVGPAIHNHAPPSLAARIQMDNEMRDSPFIHSSSMI, encoded by the coding sequence ATGAATGGACATGAGTACAACTATGGTTACTACCTTGCCGACGGCATCTACCCCTCCTTGCCGGTGTTCATGAAAGGTGTTACTCTTCCACAAAGTGAAAAACATCGACTGTTCACTGCTGCTCAATCAGCTTGGCGCAAAGATGTCGAGTGTGCCTTTGGAGTGCTGAAGGCTAGGTTCAACATTCTAGCAGTTCCGGGACGCTCCTACTCGAGGCGTACTCTTGGGTtgatcatgcgtgcatgtgtcattctgcacaacatgatcatcgatgaTGAGCGTGATATAAATTTGGAGAACATCTATGAGACAGTTGATTCCAATGTCGGCCCTGCGATACACAACCATGCACCACCAAGCCTAGCTGCCAGGATTCAGATGGACAACGAAATGAGGGACTCACCTTTTATACACAGCTCCAGCATGATTTGA